A stretch of DNA from Polyodon spathula isolate WHYD16114869_AA unplaced genomic scaffold, ASM1765450v1 scaffolds_764, whole genome shotgun sequence:
TTGATACTCACGGACTGGGCAGTCTGTCCCCTGCTGCTTCCACCCAGGACAGCACCCCAGAGCTGCGGACTCACTGCGGCAAGGACAGAACGACATCAGGAACATTTCAGTATTGACTCCTAATAGAGGCATTGTATCGATGCCCATGTTTAGTAGATATGAAAGTGCATCTAGGTACTTGCTGTTTGTACAGTagattcattattatttgtttctacTATTTGAGAAGCTAGAGTAAGGAGCAGAGCTCTGTACGGTGATCACCAGAACTGATCCATTTTTATAATAACAGAATCAGCCACATTCACAATGAAACACATTGAAACGCAGCTAACATTTATTGTTGAATATATCTCTATGCATGCTTACatatattaaccctttcatgcattcaatagtttaaaaaatgagtTTTGGACCATTTtgttccattgctttatatggggaaaagTGGCATCTTCATATAAGGatatcatgcatttgcatcttccatatgttcccatataaagactagatttttttttatctgtccccATGCGTGAAAGGGTTAAAGCTGCATGTCACTAATGTTCAGACTCTTTCGCTGCTGTATCCTCATTGCCCAAATACAAACACACTCTTCAGTGAATGGTACCTCTCTCCCTGACAGACATTCCTTCCCTTCGGATCCAGCTCCTGGGAATCGCAGGATAAAAAGCAGAACCACACACAAAGACCGACTGGAAGAACCCTCATCCTGGCCCAGCCCAGCTCTCCTGCTCCCTGTCCCAGATCAATCCCAGTTCAAACCCTGGGGTTTGAATCCAGTAGAGGAGGTTAtggaactctctctctctctgactgccTCTCTAGCTGTCTGGCTGTCCTCGTACCGCTTCCTCTACTTGCTTCCTGGGGAAGTGAGGGCTGCTTCCTTCAATTCAAACTGGAGCACTGCCTCCTGGAGAGTCACACAGCAGGCTTGATGTTCTGAAGACACTCGGTTCCTTCTGTTTTCTTCATGAACGTCATCGCTCTTGTAATACGAGGGGCCAGTAGCGCAGGCTGCCTCTTTAATCTTTAACCTGCTGGCACTTCACTAACGAGCAGAAGGTTCTCGATTCCAGGAGCCAGTGATTGGATGAgtacagagactgaactgctccctcacccacAGAGACAGTGTCCTCCTTCCAGACCAAGGCAGGCtcgaggcacggagactgaacttcTGCCTCCCATGCTAACAGAAAGGACGGCTCCCCCAGTCCAGGCTCCCTGATTTAGTCTGTCTGGGGGCTGTTCCTCTCAGCTGCTTTCAATCCAGTACATCTTTACATACAATGCACATTCTCCaacaaaaattcaaaagaaaaaaaaacagcaccaccATCATTTGTGATtaatgcaaacatgtattttattttattgaggaTTTTTACTGTAATtgatatatttacaataataaacacagaacTGCCAGATACAGCAGGGTACTAATTATCAAATTATCAATGATCCAAATTCAGTCTGTGATTAGCATTAATCTGGGATTACGGAATTCTGTGCTAATCAAGGaactgtgaaaccagctgtacaGGAATTAAACACAAGAAACGGACACGCTGTCAGATTATATTCTCAAGGCTGCAGTACCGGAGACACGCGTTTTCTCTCTGCGTTTTTAAATTTCTCATGTTTGGCTTCAACCTGTGATCTCTGTTCCATCCCATTCTCACCTAACCGTTTCATTCCAGTACTAATATTGTCATTAGCATTTTTGCAGcccactgtactgtactatacagtaAACCAACATCATGATCCAGCAACTGCAGCACACTGCCTCCTTGTGGAGAAAAGGTAATACTGATTCGTACTCAATTCTTTTTTAATGGGTGTGTGATAGTGGACTGATTTTACAAACTCATGGTGTCTCCACttgtgttatatttatatatatgttttctttttagcctAACATTATTGACagctgtacatttttacatatttacagtTAGAACTAATGGGGGAATTCAACACAGTACATATCATCTATTTGACCTCCAAACTGGGGATCATGACTGATCAATTAACCGCATCAAATTCAAGGCAGCATGTTAACCAAGcaagtgataaaaaaataatactaaaagcacacacacacgctcgcgcacatgcacacacgcacacaccccttTATAGTGCTTTCTCTGCATGCCACTCCAATGAGATCAAAGTGAtctcacacatttttttttatttctttataaaagacACACGCCATCTAGAGGCCAGAAAAATAGactaaatgttatttattttattttttttaaattctgaataaTATACATCTAtaaatattatatacacatatatagtaGAATTCCTCATTTTGGTGAGCTGGGTTCTGTGTTGGGAGACTGCGTTGCTTCTTCTGCTCCAATGATTTCCCATGATCCCGCAGGCTGCTTCGGCTCAGGAGATCTCTTCCCACTCCCTTGACGGGACAGGATTCCAaacctgagagagggagagagtgtgccAGTGAGTGTCACATTGCCTTTGTTGGCTTGATAATCACTAAAGACATGCCTTGCAGAAATGTGCATGCATTGTTCTAATTGTAGGGACATGTTTCAATAACCCATCATTCAGAACAATGCACAACAAGGACATGCAAACCAACAGCCGTGCAAATGCATTGCATGCACATCACAAATCCTATTGCAATTCAAGAATGATGTGCTTGCAGGATTTGCAGTGTTCAGATATATCACATCCTATAGACTTGCTATGACAGCCCAAAATGGACTCAATGTGACAACATAGTCTATTGCTGCTATTTGAAGTCTAAttgctcagtatatatacatttgttttttaaaaccacccccccaccccccatacaGCCCCCTTCCACTTACAGGTTTCTGATCCGGGACTCTGCAGGCTTGCCATCAATACAGTCCATCCCAGTCTCCCTCCCAGAGAGGAAGGATCCTCGCTCCTCCTCATCACTGCAAAGGACAGACAAACACAGCCCTGTATCACTGCACAATCCTGCAGCcagccctcacacacacacacacacagagctaccAGGGCCCTCCGACCCACCCTCTTACTGGCATCTAATAGGAAGAACGCTTGCAGCTTGAGCAATCCCTGACATGCACTCAGCAATATatacaagctgcatctccctgttacaAGCCAGTGTGTTAAACAGGCATTCAGGTTGGTGGGAGCTTCCATAGGATTAGAGACAATCCTCATTGAGGTACCAGATATCTCCAGAACATACCTCCTGACAGACTTTCCACTGTGACCCTACACTAGCAGCAGCACTGCAGAGCCTCTAGACTCGCATTCCATAATGCATCACTCAGCCTCCAGCTCTCCTACCTGCTGCACTCTCCCTCCGGGATGCCCAGCATCTTGGCTTTGATCTTCCTCCTCTGCTTATTGATGGCAGCACTGACCGCCTCCATGAGGAAGCCAGGGCAACGTTCATCATTCAGGATCTCCCTGCCGGAGGATATACAGAGGGGTCAGGAACAACACAGAGGGGTCAGCAACAACACAGAGGGGTCACCAACACACAGAGGGGTCATCAACACACAGAGGGGTCAGCAACAACACAGAGGGGTCAGCAACAACACAGAGGGGTCAGCAAAAAGGGGGAAGGGGGGTTTGGAGTGAAGGCGTGCAGTTTTTAAAGAGCCCAGCAGGGCGGCGCTCACCTCTGGTAGTAGCACAGCTCCTCCTGCACCAGGAAGAGGTTGGCTTTGAGTTCGTTCCTCTCCACCAGGATCtgcttcagttcctgtttggtgaAACAGGGTCTGTTGGGGTCCTTCAGGTCGATCACCATCTTATCAGTGAGGTCCATCTCCATGTTCTTCAGAACCACCTGAGGAAAAACACGCGCTCAGCAACCACACAAAAACACATCCTTGTGTTTGCAGGCAAGTCAACTGGGAAGAGCCCCCCTAGTGGCCATACTAACAGACACTGTAAATGTGTTTCCAATTAtaaccatgtaacaatttttgcACGGTCCCTGAGGCGTTTATAAGAAGGCAGGGCATTTGAGAGTCAAGAAAGGGATGTAGGGCTGATTATactccttcagctccactctccTGCCTTCTCCTCATTCAGTCTCTCAAGAGACAGCCCAAGCACTGCTATGCCGTTTATAATTCACACTGTTTCAATGACATTTCCTGGGAACTTAATCAGTTGACTGCCTTTTGCTTCTCTGTTACCCATTCTTAATTTCCCTTATTTTTTAACTCTTCCCCTtttcacaacataaaaaaaaacctattgtATGTTTCTAAGTATTCAGCGGCTACATCTAATCGAGTGGAGTGTGACTTTCTCACACACTCTCGCTCACACGCAAGCGTGCAAGAGAAAGTAGACTCTCAACTTGATTACAGGAAGCAGCGAACACTTAGAAACAGAGTCAttaaaccaaaattaaaaaaaaacaaatgcaaaaactCGTACTGACGCTCTTAACCTGTTTATGCAGAACCTGTTGTGGGTCAGAAAGCTGACATCAACTCGTTCTGaatgtgagatctacactctcagagTTTAAGGGTAGTCGCTGCCAGTGGCTAATGTTGATCAGAACAAACAGATGAGGTCCGAGTCACTAAAACACAAAGGAATCCTATTGAAACAGCGCGCGCTGGCGTGCTAGGGAGCTGTGCTGGAAATCCCCCTCCTCCAGGAGGTGATTACAACACACGTGACACCTTATCAGCAACAACAAAGAGCAGAAAAACCCAAACAGCTGAGGAAAGTGAAACCAACTTTGATTCAAAAGGAAATTCCCacggcagacagacagacaggagtgGAATGGGAGATAAACATCACACTCTGCTTCCTGGGAGATTCgtttgtgtgttctgttctgttttgagTTGGATAAACAGAAAGCAGGCTTCTCTAGGTACAACCTTATCTTCATATAAAAAAACGCACATTTCTTAGCTGCGTTTTACAAAGCTGAATGGTTGTCTGGATTCAGTTTAAAAGGCTAAGAGTCTTATCCAGGAGGCTTTGGTCTCAATGGGTAAACCTCCTGGTTAGAGAGAGGTTACCTGGGCTCCCTCCTGCTGCAGCTCCCTCAGGCTGGCGCTCAGCCTCTCGATCTCCTTCTCCCTCGCCTTGAGGTCGGCCTCCAGGTCAGCCTTCCTCTCCACCGCGCTCTTCACCTGCGCCTGGGCGACGGACTGCTTGTGCCGCAGGTCCCCGTTCATCTTCATGAAGCGCTCCAGCTGCTCCTGCAGCTGAACCAGCAAGGCAGACACACAGGGCAACacataagactcctgttgcatggcagtttcaaccagtccaggttttagtacagtacagaacagccccagtgtacaggtaacaagcttagTAGTTATTaatctcatagtaaaaccaggaatggatctatctgctatgcaatgggagtgtcAATACTGGACCTGCTTTTACAGGTTCACACAGCATTCTGTGTTCACATTTGGAGCTACAGAATTCAATTGTAAAACAATTGCAAAATATCTTACTCAGTCAACAATGACATCAGCAACTCACAAATCATAGAAATATTTACTTTACACCTGTTGCGAAATTCAATAAAACAGACTTCAGCCTGTATCAGTGAAATGAACTTCCTTCATTTATACTAACCCTCTCTATATCACGTGCAGTGGCATAACGCTTCATTAGCTTTGTGAATATGCCACTAATACATGGTACAGAAAGAGCCAGCGACTGTCTGCTCTTGATCTATCCACTGAATAAAGCGTTAACCTCGCCTGAATCTCACCTCTAACCACGTGATCCTATCATTCAGAGAGCCTCATTCtcccaaacactgcactgcacctcACCTAACCTTGTTGGGACTGTCACAGTAGACTGTACAAGAGAGGGAGAGGTGTTTTGATAAGGGGGTAGGGTCAGGTCAGGTGATCTCCCAGTAGCAGCCCCCAGCCTTACCGCTTCCACCTCCCTGGTCCTGCTGGAGATCTCCTGGCCCTGAGCTCGAATCTCATCCCTCTGTTTATCGACCACCTCCTTCAGCTTCAGCATGATCTCGCGCTCCTTCCTCAGGGTGCTGTCTGAAacacaggggaggggaggggcgaGGGGTTAAGCATTGCTGGTCCTCAAATCTTTGGTTTTTAAACCGGTGAACAGTTCTGCTCGCAAGCACACCTCAATCTTGACTGCCGCTCAGTCCAATAGTGCCGAATGTGCAGGCATTGAGATTGGGCCGGCAGCCGTGACTCAGCCCAACAGTACCAGCTGCGAGGTTCCTAGGGTCTGTTCTATCGGTCTTGTATATGCAAGTCATTCGACAAATGAACACACATGCGATTTCCATTCCACCACAATGTGAGGCAAAGCCATACACAGCACAGGCTAATGGGCAACAAAGTTGCCTTTTACAGCTGTCTGAATGCTTCTAGAACACGTAACACAGGACTTTGATAGAAGAATATTTCATTGATGCAACACTGTGTCTCttcatttggaagaaaaaaacaaccttttataCAGCGAGGGTTACATTTTTCAAACAGTTACATTTGTGActgctgtgaaaaaaagaaaacagtttaggAGAAACCTGTGAACAGGAATCTCATTCTAGATGAAGCTAAAACCATAGGTAAAAAATTCAAGAAGCATTGCAAGCCCAACGCGGTGTGCAGAATTCATTTTGCaggattttttacattttttttttttatttgagaccTGATTTCCAACGGTATAAGCTAACTGATCTGGAAAACACTTCCTTTTTTACCGTAGTTTACCACGCTGCACCAAACCTCAGTTACACCACGTCAGGGTCACCATTTCTTGCTGATGCCTGGCACGAGTGAATCAGTGCAAGTCAAGACCTGGGCAGCGACTGGGACTCGTTGCATCGGCTGCTCTGAAAGGAACGTCATCTGCACAACTGGAGGCTAGACTGCCTAGCACGTGAACCCCATACAGAGAGACCAGTGAGAGCGATGAAGCTAGCATCACATTGGAATTACACCATCGCTATTCTCACAGCTGCTTTTTAAACATACCACACAACAAGCCTGCTTTGCACAATGCTTTTACATGCTTTAcgtgcttttaaaaaggaattgggatTGAAACACTGGACGGAGCTCTCCCCAGGTGGGTAGCCCCGCCCCGGACACTCACCTTCCTGGGAGTGGTTGCAGGTGAGCTGGCTCAGGAGCTGCTGGTTCTGCTCTCGGAGCTGGCTCACCTGAACTTGCATATCCTCTGCTTTCTTACGCCATTTCTGCTCCTTCAACTCCAGGTCCTGCCAACAGAGGAGCCCTCCGTCAAACACAGGGAACGCACCAGCAAGACGTGCCTATTACCAGCCGTCACCTTCCCAAATCAGTCACCTGCACGCGGACCGGTCAGCCGCTGTTCCTTAAAGACGCAGCAgaatgcagagatggaaataagactcccacagcagtttcacccattccagtgtataggtaacaggctcaggtgtgtcttattaaactcacagcagAACCAGGCACGGAGCAACGTTCTGCATAACGGGAGTCTTACTACCATCGCTGCAGAGGCCCTTTTCTCTTCTTTTCTCCGTTGCAGATCGTGTCCGTTTCTAACGGTAGCCCTTGTTTGAGATCCATTACATGCTAGTGCGTTACACAGACGAAGGCACGAGACGaaaagcttgatttttttttttttttttggggggggggggggcggttctGTCTACTTGTATTTAATTATGTTCAGTTGATCTACTCCAACATGACTTGTGCGGACGCCCGTGTTAGCAAAGTGTATTGACCTTCCCAAgttcacacagtgagtgagtcagGCTGGATTTTACCTACAGCTAATAATCAGCTGTGGTGTTTCCAGTTACACCCTGTTAggtatgcagggatggaaataagactcctgttgcatagcagtgtcacccattccaggttttactacgagcttgattagccccactGTACAGGCAGCAAGCTCATGTgcgtcttattattaaactcctagtaaaaaccaggaatggatcaaactgctatgcaatggcactcttatttccattcctggttCAGTATGTTTAAGTATGTGCAAGTCAAGGCCCCTGCAACCCTGCTAACGTGGCGTACCTGCCCTCACaaacaaatgttgtgttttttttaagactgaaGGTCAAACTGCAGAACGCCTAGCACAATACAGAGACTATTGGGTGCAAGCAAATATTACATACGAATTATTGCACCGCTGTGTTCATAGCATCAAAGAATCATACATAACATTCACATGCAATGTTGTCAGTTACTGGTTTAAATAACGAGGAAATAACTGGTGATATAAAACAGTACTATACAACAGCTCCACAAACAACTGTACATCTGTCTGCTGAGAGATATGCCTTTCCGCAATTTCTCGTAACCGGTAATAACTTGATGGCGCTAAACTTTGGCGTTCGCCTGTGGAAATACTGTAAGACTTTCACTTTCTGATatcttaaatagaaaataaaaacatgtacttgaaaaacatgtactgtaaaatgctgtaGACGTTGtgctaatgatttaaaaaaaaaataggttgctctagaaaagaaaacaaatcaaagacTGAAACAAACGGATATAAAACATTTTCGGTTTTGTTTACGCCACAAAACTTTGGCGCGACACATACCCCTGACAGCATTTTGGCTGGATGTCTTTCTAAACCGCTCTGGACGACTCTGCAAGCAGATGAACAGGATTTAAAATGCTCTTCTTACCCTGATTTCGCTTCTGCCGGCTCTGTCCTCGGCTTCCTTCGCCGTTTTTTTCCTCTGCTGCTGGACCTGCAGTGTCTCGAAGGCTCGAAGCAGCTCCTTCTCGGGAGTGTTGTTCCTGGCGGCGAAGCTCTCTAGCAGCTCCAAAACTTTCACTATTTTGGGCACCAGACCCTCGGCGCTCTCCTTGCCGTGGCAGTCGATTAATTTTTCTACCTCGACCCCGATCAGCTTGGCAGCGTCGTAAACATCGTCCACAGTCAGAGCCAAGTAATGTCTTTCCAGACAAGCGGGGTTCACTTTCCTCTCGCTTTGCTCCATTCTTCCGCTTGTGCAATCTTGCTATGAATGTGCTGTGCTCCACGATTAGCGCCTGTACCACAAACACACGACAAAATGCTTTGGAAATTTCCAAATAAATTCTCAAACACCAGTCAAAGCTcctcaaaaaacaaaagaaacgaTTTCTTTTTCACGTTGTGTAATGCGGGGGAAGTCTCGAGTTATGCCAGCCCTGCGCAACGCGCTCAGAAGCTGCGTGTGGAGAGCAGTGTTGTCAGAAGTGAAATGTTGTGACAGCTCGATCTAGGGGCTGCAAAGCAGTACACTAGCAAATTATTAAATTCAGACACGCCTCTATTTCTGCCAATGGGACGGTGCAAACTCTGTGAACCGCTCACACGAATtcaagagagagaaagaacatTTATACAGAGAACTTTGTAACTTAATAACGCAAGGGCGACTTGGCAATACAGAATCCCAGATGATTGTAGATTTTAGTCTTATTGTGTTCCCCTGGTCTAGTATTATACTCTACAGTACGAGGCTTAGCTGTGTATATGACGATATGCATTGCTCTATCTGTCCTGTGGAAAGCAGAGCTGGGGATTTATTTCATTAACACCAGAACTAGTGTAAGGGGTGTTCCTTCATCTACAGTTGGCACGGTaaagttaattacaaatacaagctgGGCTAATTAGCGAAATAATATAACATGTGCGTCTACTCAATCAAATTCAGGTCTAAAACGTTTAATTGTATACcatctgattttattattattgttattagactttctatttaagttttaattttatttaattttacaaaacaaacaaaaggacagCAGGCTCCGCTGGGAGtcgaacccaggatctcctgtttactagaCAGGCGCTTTAACCATCTAAGCCACGGCGCCTTACCCGACTATCCGGAGAAAAAAAACGAGTATCTTCCGGACCGTCACACTTCGGCCAGCGCTTCTAAGGGAACAGTAACAAAATCTAAATACTTGCTTAGGTGAAACGTAGTCTGTCCGTGTTAAAATTGCAATTCTGAACTTCCGTGTAGTTGCCGGTGTGAACCACGCATACGATGGAGGATATTCCATGAAAAAAATGTCAAATAGataaatgatttaataaatacataggcGCTTTACCAGCTAGGATCATCCCAAGCCACGGCGCTCCATTAGAATTAATGGCTTTAGTTAAACCCGGATAATGACGTGGGCTCGATTATTAAGATTCCATTTGGATAAACACTCTTACAGGTATTGTGTGTATACACGTGTTTGCGTTATTTCCTGAGCGCTTTTGCTGatatttgtgcatttatttttacttcttgAAAACTAAGGCTGTTTCGATTTCAATATTGTGCCGGTCAAGGACGAGGTCGTGCGGCGGGAGAAAGATTTCAAAGGATCATGAGATTAGGTTGGATCCTTAATGGAAAATTAGATTAACTGTGATCTTTGGTGGAACAGCATTCGTGTACTGTATTATTACACTGAGTTTAACTGAATACAGACAGATCATTCTCTCAAAGTAGAGCTCTCAATCCGCAGAAAGCAAGAATTGGAACACTGGCTTCCTAGCGGACAGTCAGAGGATAGTGGAGACAATTCCAGACACAAACTGATTCATTCAGGAATGTAGTCGTCAAACCAGACTCTTGAACAGTAGAGATTGTTAATGGAACTGTGTAATTTATTGTTCTAAACCAAGCAAACCCCCTCACTTCTGATCAGCATACACCAGTGCAGTTCATTGCTGGAGTCCCAGATCAGTTACCAGTACAAAACATTGGACTGAAGATAGCAGTTCATTTTGTTTGCGTCATCCCTTTCAATACAGCAAGAACAAGTAGTGTTAGGTGAAGGGCCCATATATGCCCAAGAGTCCAGCTTTCCAAGAACACATTGGCTAGTATTTACAGTCCTGGGGTGATAGAAATAGATACTGCATACCGAACTATagtttgaaaacacatttgtacAATGAAGACAGGAGGGAAACCAAATCTGCAAACGTGTTTCGAAAGCTAGAATTGggtttttaaaattgaatatttCTCTTGCCCATATGACTTGGGGCAGTTGTGCCCAAAGCTGGTCTTTCTACTCCTGGTCTTGGTTCCTAACaggttctaaattgtttaattgaagcaATTAACCCTCCAGCCAGACAGCAAAGCAGTTCTCATTGGCTCTCCAACACTGTGACTGGACACTGGGGCACTAAACTGAAGGCTTCTTGAGCAGGGAGGCACATTGCTTTGAACCAGGCTGTGCTTTTTATATAAACCTCCAAGGATGCGATGGAAAACGGAAACAAGACAAGAATTGGAAACCAGATGGGTAAGAATCACTACATTTAGTAAATTGCTCTCCATTCATATGAAACAGATTGGCCAGCAGCTACAATAGGATTTTCATTTGACATACAGATACCAAAACACACTCAAGCaagcatacatttataaaactttGAGACTTTATTTAAACCCATTTCATACAGAGTGCATTCAAACAATATGCAGCTCGGAATACAGACAATTACTtctgtaaaaatgaagaaaaaggaaacaaatagGCAAAAAAATGTCTCCAGTTAAAgcaaacaataaaacagcaaactggcatttttattattttgattctGAAGTGGCCAAGTTTCTAACTTGTGAAAACTAACATCAGAGACTGCTCCTGTTAAAAGAGCATGCAAGAAATCCATTTACAAACACTGAAGCAGAAATAGAGGGCTTACACAAAGTGCTGTCTGGATTGAGGAATGGAGAACTACATTTAGCTTTGCCTTTATACGCTGTCCATCTTTCCAGCATAACGTGAAtatacactacaaaaaaaaacaaaaaaaaggaactgtCCCCCCCAATCCCCGTCAAACAGATCCGAAATTCAGAGAGGAGATGGTGGTGCGTAGTCACTGGAACACGTGGGGCTCCGAGGGGATTCCTTGTTGAATATCAACAGTAGCAGGCTTGCCGGCTCCGAGTGTGGCTCTAACCATACATGTCCTCCCGGTCGGCGTTGTAGATCTCCCCCTCCTG
This window harbors:
- the LOC121308622 gene encoding RILP-like protein 1, translated to MEQSERKVNPACLERHYLALTVDDVYDAAKLIGVEVEKLIDCHGKESAEGLVPKIVKVLELLESFAARNNTPEKELLRAFETLQVQQQRKKTAKEAEDRAGRSEIRDLELKEQKWRKKAEDMQVQVSQLREQNQQLLSQLTCNHSQEDSTLRKEREIMLKLKEVVDKQRDEIRAQGQEISSRTREVEALQEQLERFMKMNGDLRHKQSVAQAQVKSAVERKADLEADLKAREKEIERLSASLRELQQEGAQVVLKNMEMDLTDKMVIDLKDPNRPCFTKQELKQILVERNELKANLFLVQEELCYYQREILNDERCPGFLMEAVSAAINKQRRKIKAKMLGIPEGECSSDEEERGSFLSGRETGMDCIDGKPAESRIRNLFGILSRQGSGKRSPEPKQPAGSWEIIGAEEATQSPNTEPSSPK